Within the Drosophila miranda strain MSH22 chromosome Y unlocalized genomic scaffold, D.miranda_PacBio2.1 Contig_Y2_pilon, whole genome shotgun sequence genome, the region TGCCTCTCACCGAACGCTTCACAAGCTAGCATATGCGAAGATAGTTCCATATTCGTCTTGTCTATGAAGTGTGCGGTTACAGCTATGTAACTCTCATTGGTGAGCGATGTCCATCCATCAGTTGTGAGACAAACTCCAGATGCAGATGCTATCTTCTCTTTCACATTGGCAATTAACTCACTGTGTATATTTGGAAGTAGCACATTAGACAGCGTTTTACGTGTGGGCAACTTATATCCAGGGCAATTTGAAACGTCCTCTATCAGCTTCTTAAAATCCGGCTCCTCCACGATCCGGAGAGCATGATGGCCTTTGGAAATCATTCGCACTAACTGTTTGTCTAATTGCTCACTTTTACGCGCTGTCGGTGGCTTCTGAACAAATGCAGTTATTTCTTGCTGCGATGTTGTGGCGGCAGAATAACTGGCTTCAGTACTTCCTTGTCGTTCAATTTCATCGAGAGAAGCTGGGTGTTTCAACTTCAAATGCCGTGTTAAATTGCTCTGTGAACCTCCGGCTATACTCAAATCCGACTTGCAGTACTTGCACTTTGCCTTTTTGTCATCTATGGCATCGAAGTGATTCCATAAAGCACTAAATTTACGTTTAAGCGACATTTCAAAACAGTTTAAATTTCTTTTCAACTTTCTTGCCAGAGTCCGCCACAACAAAATGTGAAAAGAGCTGCCATACCAACTCAAAAATAGCGAACAAAACGAAAtgagcaaaacaaaaagagcTGCCATACCAGCTCAAACATAGCGAACATGAGGAACAAAAACGAACGAAAAcgaacgatgaacaaaaaagaacgacagatgaacaaaaaagaacgatgaacaaaaaagaacgaacggaaaagaacgatgaacaaaaaagaacgatgaacgaAAAAGAACGAATAAGATGAACTTATTCAGTTCGTTCACTTCCATGAATAGTTCATTTTTGTTCGTTCGTTCATGAACGACCCAACACTatctctcaggtctggttctgttttgccaccagcatattttagtgtatgggtgcacatgcattctcacgtactttgcgtgtgtgtgtttagtattgctggccgctagaactgaaatttgagtttggttcttgttttgggtcttttgatggactgacctaccgccacaaaataaatgaagaatgggcaggggtgggggtatggtacactagggcgcgggaaataaaataaaagctgttatttgtttgatttataccacaaaatataaaatattacaataagaTAATTaccatagctcgcaaacgacggtcaacactttttccctttgctgtctcgtcactgacaaaaccgaaaaagaccacgaaggcacggtctctcactgagcagaacacgttttgtctcttcgcttgtgttatgtgtttcgggttttcaggtgagcccgacacacgatcgtgtctcacaataacaacttagaaagacactttggtcaagcgctcacagcaaaagtgtctttagatgagcagaaccaaaaaagtgtctgagtaaagtgtttttagtttttttttcgtgtatatgtttatttattcatgttttccgcatcttttgggctattgtattgtaatatgtacatatatttatttgcaaaattggcaaacgaacattttcgttttgcttttcacgattcattttaagctccaatagtcaaaccgtatagaattcacaaaaattgatagttgccataagcatcacacgtacaagcacgcatacatacgcaaaagacactttgttcgttcactcgcgacaagatgctcagtgaaaaacaggaacaaaagagaagtgaaaaaatcggcctttgcttgagcgaagagcgagttgagcaaaaacagatttgatcgggtcttttcagtctattttctcaatgtgtccgtcaatgagaggtttttatcagacacgccgaaagtgtcaacagttatttgcgagctatgataattacacatttatttccttattttaaacaggttgattataaattataaaaattatgcaaacgccgtcggttctcgactatatacaataatataattgaacatttatttccttatctTAAGCAGgttgattataaattatacaaattatgcaaacgccgtcggttctcgacttttttgtttattataactaaaacaatgatctaaatatacaaatatataaaataatgtAATAATGTACTTAAAGTCGCCGCTCAAATTGGCTCCCGATTAAAGATCGGTACCCAGGGAACACCACGAGGAGGCCATTATATATTAAATGGGGTCAAAAATTAATCTGACCTTTGAGTCGACTTGATATGACTTAATTTCAAGACTTTTAAGTAATTAAGTCACATCCATGTTCCCCGCCTAAAATTAAatctgtacatacatataaatgaaaatgaaaaataagcaaaatataataaactTAAACATACATTTtacaaaatgaaataaaaacccCTACTGCCAAAAAATTTTGAGCTTCTCGTATGATTTTGCATTTTGATTCCCTATCATCCTATAACCATTTACAATTTTTTCTAATCAAAATCAATACAAACTGATTGAGCAGATGATTTCGGTGTACAAAGCACGGATCGGAAAATGTAAAGTGCCCTGTAGTTTTGGGGAAATTCACTCGGGGAATAGGATAGCTTCTCGGCAGACCAAAATTCAGGTACATCTGTGCGTCCTAACAGCACTGGGGgtggaagaaaaagaaaaattaacGCGCCACCTATAGGTCAAGGATCGTATATGAGGAAAGAGTAATGGAAGTTGACAGTTGAAGGGTCGAGCAGAGAAAGTAGGGTCCGAGTGTCGAGGCAGAATAGCATTCGCTTTTTTTCGTCTTGGACACTGAGCCAACTGGTAGCTTCTAGTGAAGCTCAGGGAGTAGATTCGGAAAAGTGCGCGAGCTTGctagaaagagaaagaaaagcAGTCAGCAAAGAAATTCCACTGCTAAATTGGGGCAGATCCGCGGGTTTGGCACCCCAGTCTCAGTTAAATCTCAAGGCAAAGAGCACCGCTTCAACATAAATCCACCTGGCAAGGGGACGGCACAGCAGAGGGGAACCATAAACAAGGGGAACCTAGAGCGAAGCAGAGACGAGAATAATTCGACCAAGGCTGGCCCAACTAGTTGAAGAAAGAGACAGTTGCCGTTGGGAAGCAGCACGTCGTGTATCGCGAGCAGATCAgaagaaaacgaaaaccaaTTTTCGGTCAAATTTTTTTGTAAACGGAAGAACCCTTCGTCTCAGTGCCGCAGTGTCATAGAAACGAGGggtaacgttgtgagttgcagcggacaccgcaactctacagttatacccgatactaagtcagtaggagagagagccactccggcagacgccgctaatttgaacgacacgacaaagagtgcgtgcgagagagacagaaaatcagtctgagcgtgacgtcggtggctgcgtagccagtgcaaattgatttgttccttttggctataaaaatgatctgatctgatccagattcagcaatctgatagatatgatcattatctataatactgcttttttggttttctcgtatctttaaaattgtggatgccacagatttttgttctttgtgggggcggaagtgggcggggcgaagttttgaaatatttttgtagcagtgacatatcacagaagtttggatccaaaacatcgttgctctagctcttatagtctttgagctctaggcgctaatagggacggacagacggacagacggaatTTATGCGGTCGGAatcgattccttctggacgttacacacatctacttttaccacaaatctaatataccccaatactcattttgagtatcgggtataaatacatacatacctaTTAATTCCACTGCAAAGGGGTAAGGGGGATTTCGTTGTGCTCTCCTAGGGCAAGTGCCAGTTTACACATACaggtacaacaaaaaaaataaataaataaaaaactctAGATCCCTCACGAAGATTTATCAGCTGGCATCgagaaagcgctttcgccgatggacCGCAACACTACAAAAGAAACAGTGAGTAAATAAAACCATAAAGCGAAGTCATTTTAATAATCGGTTCTGCCGATGATGACAATTGGCTAAATCACACTTGTTCTATTGGGaagaaacgaaaaagaaatgcGGTTACTTTGTAAGTCTGTCGAGCCGTCAATCGAGCGTTTAAGTTTGAGAGAGGGGATCAGCTGCTGACGCAGCAAGGCCAATCTTTGAGTTTCGaagaataaaaataaaaccaagTTTAAGCGCAGGGGAGTTAAGTTAAGGGaaattgaaaatatttggGGAGGGTAAGTGCTAGTaatgtatttaaattttagCTTTTAA harbors:
- the LOC117193750 gene encoding zinc finger BED domain-containing protein 1-like, translated to MAALFVLLISFCSLFLSWYGSSFHILLWRTLARKLKRNLNCFEMSLKRKFSALWNHFDAIDDKKAKCKYCKSDLSIAGGSQSNLTRHLKLKHPASLDEIERQGSTEASYSAATTSQQEITAFVQKPPTARKSEQLDKQLVRMISKGHHALRIVEEPDFKKLIEDVSNCPGYKLPTRKTLSNVLLPNIHSELIANVKEKIASASGVCLTTDGWTSLTNESYIAVTAHFIDKTNMELSSHMLACEAFGERHTSLNLCSFLQSVAADWKILNKITAIASDNAANIVSAIKLGNWRHIPCFAHTLNIIVQKALGPIDSVRVKAKAIVEFFNRSSSGFKKLKKLIAN